A portion of the Drosophila innubila isolate TH190305 chromosome 3L unlocalized genomic scaffold, UK_Dinn_1.0 0_D_3L, whole genome shotgun sequence genome contains these proteins:
- the LOC117787706 gene encoding neuropeptide-like 3, translating into MYKLVVLSALLAVVAARPGYLEAGPLYHSYAAPAIIHEPALAKVGHIVKSIPTSVSHQSISQVHSSAHIVQPIVAPVIKTYAAPIIKTYAAPVLHTSILSPSWASHGWESSW; encoded by the exons ATGTACAAGTTG GTGGTGTTGTCTGCTTTGCTCGCTGTGGTTGCCGCTCGTCCGGGATATTTGGAGGCAGGTCCTCTTTATCATAGTTACGCCGCACCCGCAATCATCCATGAACCGGCCCTGGCCAAAGTGGGTCACATTGTGAAGAGCATTCCGACGTCCGTCTCCCATCAGAGCATCAGTCAGGTGCACAGCTCGGCTCACATTGTGCAACCAATTGTGGCACCTGTCATTAAAACCTATGCCGCACCTATCATCAAGACTTATGCCGCGCCAGTTCTACACACATCCATCCTGTCGCCTTCGTGGGCCTCTCACGGCTGGGAGTCATCCTGGTAG
- the LOC117788226 gene encoding uncharacterized protein LOC117788226 → MFRYLAICALATFVAAAPGFVEQHHVVATAPVVTKVVQAAPLATSHQSFTQFHNQAVITPVVKTVPVVQHVAPVVPVVKHVSPVVHHVAPVVPVVKHVAPVVPVVKTFVAPAVHHQTYVAPVSVVKTVPHAVSHQSHTQIHQKAVYTPVVKTIATPVVPVVNHHVAVAAPVAHVYHH, encoded by the exons ATGTTCCGTTAC CTTGCCATCTGTGCTCTGGCCACgtttgttgccgctgctcCTGGTTTTGTGGAGCAACATCATGTGGTTGCCACCGCTCCCGTTGTGACCAAGGTGGTGCAAGCCGCTCCTTTGGCCACTTCCCACCAGAGCTTCACACAGTTCCACAACCAGGCCGTCATCACGCCCGTCGTTAAGACCGTTCCAGTGGTGCAGCATGTGGCTCCAGTGGTGCCAGTTGTCAAGCATGTGTCGCCAGTGGTGCATCATGTGGCTCCCGTTGTGCCCGTCGTCAAGCATGTGGCTCCAGTGGTGCCAGTGGTCAAGACCTTTGTTGCACCCGCTGTGCACCACCAGACCTATGTGGCTCCCGTCTCTGTGGTCAAGACCGTGCCCCACGCCGTCTCCCACCAGAGCCACACCCAGATCCACCAGAAGGCCGTCTACACTCCAGTTGTGAAGACCATCGCCACTCCAGTGGTGCCAGTTGTGAACCACcacgttgctgttgccgctccCGTTGCCCATGTCTATCACCATTAG
- the LOC117787680 gene encoding A-kinase anchor protein 14, whose protein sequence is MFKFVAIVALLIASASAGLIETHHVVHEPVLAKVGTVVHSAPSAVSHQSITQVHSKPVVHQVVAPVLKTTYHSAPAVVHHAPVVHHAPVVHHAPLVHTVHAAPVVPVVHSAPLIKSVVHTAPLAYTLHH, encoded by the exons atgttcaaattc GTTGCTATCGTTGCTCTTTTGATTGCCTCCGCCAGTGCTGGTCTTATTGAGACCCACCATGTGGTGCATGAGCCTGTGCTGGCCAAGGTAGGCACTGTGGTGCACAGCGCTCCCTCTGCTGTCTCCCACCAGAGCATCACTCAGGTCCACAGCAAGCCTGTCGTTCACCAAGTAGTCGCTCCAGTCCTGAAGACCACATACCATTCTGCACCTGCTGTTGTCCACCATGCTCCAGTTGTTCACCACGCTCCAGTTGTTCACCACGCTCCTCTTGTCCACACTGTCCATGCTGCTCCAGTGGTGCCAGTGGTGCACTCCGCTCCCTTGATCAAGTCTGTCGTGCACACAGCTCCTTTGGCCTACACTCTGCATCATTAA
- the LOC117786966 gene encoding neuropeptide-like 3 encodes MFKLCVFVALLSLVAAAPAPAPAPAPAPVPAPAPAPSLVGPALVASPWGHPLYASHVVAAPRLVSYVPAPVSHIAISQVHPAPVVVKHLW; translated from the exons ATGTTCAAGCTC TGCGTCTTTGTTGCTCTGCTCAGCCTGGTGGCTGCTgctcccgctcccgctcccgctcccgctccAGCTCCCGTtccagctcctgctcctgctcccaGCCTAGTTGGTCCTGCTCTGGTTGCCTCTCCCTGGGGACATCCACTTTATGCTAGTcacgttgttgctgctccccGACTTGTGAGCTATGTGCCTGCTCCTGTTTCTCACATTGCCATCAGTCAGGTGCATCCAGCTCCAGTTGTCGTGAAGCATCTGTGGTAA
- the LOC117787981 gene encoding trimeric intracellular cation channel type 1B.2 isoform X1: protein MNLPNILQQFSNHIIFQTLHYTFIAMQLREELAKTSTTAARSWQPFVLWLNHVMLTYAGDILVNLLLGKLPLEPLGNVQEMLMCTASWYLIFYSPCDCAFVVARCVAFRMLSAPITAISQVVHIDKAIQLAGRMYGHNALVPILIIGTVVGSGAEFLKPIAALLINRCQLSNAAYVKLSTNSKVSFCISGLYLLQLHQSQRLGLSRRQVHIYALIILICFKYLAMAARLDHHIWSLEQRLCYVLFGGLYADLAKFFKRLTSKKNVSFSKFD, encoded by the exons ATGAACTTGCCCAACATTCTGCAGCAATTCTCCAATCACATAATCTTTCAAACACTGCACTACACATTCATTGCCATGCAGTTGAGAGAGGAGTTGGCCAAGACATCAACAACGGCAGCCAGAAGTTGGCAACCCTTTGTGCTCTGGCTAAATCATGTGATGCTGACCTATGCAGGTGACATATTGGTTAATCTGTTGCTCGGCAAATTGCCACTTGAGCCGCTCGGTAATGTCCAGGAGATGCTGATGTGTACGGCCTCGTGGTATCTCATCTTTTACAGTCCCTGCGATTGTGCCTTCGTGGTGGCACGTTGTGTGGCATTCCGCATGCTATCAGCACCCATTACGGCCATCAGTCAGGTGGTGCACATCGACAAGGCCATCCAGCTGGCAGGCAGAATGTATGGCCATAATGCTCTGGTGCCCATCTTGATAATTGGCACTGTGGTTGGAAGTGGTGCCGAGTTCCTTAAACCAATTGCTGCTCTACTCATCAATCGTTGCCAATTGTCAAATGCCGCTTATGTGAAGCTGAGCAC AAACTCCAAAGTATCGTTCTGCATCTCCGGCCTGTACTTGCTCCAATTGCATCAAAGTCAACGACTTGGACTCAGTCGACGGCAAGTTCATATCTATGCTCTGATAATACTCATCTGTTTCAAGTATCTGGCAATGGCTGCTCGCTTGGATCATCACATCTGGAGTTTGGAGCAACGTTTGTGCTATGTTCTATTTGGTGGCCTCTATGCAGATTTGGCCAAGTTTTTCAAACGTCTAACGTCCAAAAAGAACGTGtcgttttcaaaatttgattga
- the LOC117787679 gene encoding A-kinase anchor protein 14, which produces MFKFVAFFACIAVAATAPGLLAETHTIVQPAAVLAKTAYVDTSASSAITHQSNVNLLRKVPVVQTYHAPLVHTAPVVHAAPVVHSSVVHAAPVVHTAPVVHTYAAAPVLHSVPVVHSAPLVKTVVSAPVAYTAYHK; this is translated from the exons ATGTTCAAATTC GTTGCCTTCTTTGCTTGCATTGCCGTTGCAGCTACTGCTCCTGGTCTCTTAGCCGAGACACACACCATTGTGCAACCCGCTGCCGTGCTGGCCAAGACCGCCTACGTGGACACCAGCGCCTCCTCGGCCATCACCCACCAGAGCAATGTGAATCTGCTGCGTAAGGTGCCAGTTGTCCAGACCTATCATGCTCCTCTCGTGCACACCGCTCCCGTTGTCCATGCTGCTCCCGTTGTCCACTCGTCCGTTGTCCACGCTGCTCCCGTGGTTCACACCGCTCCCGTTGTCCATACCtatgctgctgctcctgtgcTGCACTCTGTGCCCGTCGTCCACTCTGCACCTCTGGTCAAGACTGTCGTCAGCGCTCCAGTTGCCTATACCGCCTACCACAAGTAA
- the LOC117787703 gene encoding pupal cuticle protein G1A, whose amino-acid sequence MFKLVVLSALLAVAVARPGHLYESPVVYAAPAATVVQESVLAKVGAVVKSVPSSVSHQSQSVVHSSAHYVEDVVAPVVKSYATPVVSSYVAAPAPVISSYVAAPAVATYAAPAPVLKTYATPVVYNAGW is encoded by the exons ATGTTCAAATTG GTGGTGTTGTCTGCTCTCCTCGCCGTAGCTGTTGCTCGTCCCGGTCATCTTTATGAGTCACCTGTAGTCTATGCCGCGCCAGCTGCCACAGTTGTCCAGGAATCCGTGCTGGCCAAGGTGGGCGCTGTGGTCAAGAGCGTTCCCTCCTCTGTCTCCCATCAGAGCCAGTCGGTGGTGCACAGCAGTGCCCACTATGTGGAGGATGTTGTCGCTCCGGTTGTGAAATCATATGCTACTCCAGTTGTCTCCAGCTATGTTGCCGCTCCTGCTCCCGTCATCTCCAGCTATGTGGCAGCTCCTGCTGTGGCCACTTATGCCGCACCTGCCCCAGTACTGAAGACCTATGCCACACCTGTTGTCTACAACGCCGGCTGGTAG
- the LOC117788248 gene encoding histidine-rich glycoprotein — protein MLKLLLSLLLLCTLASARPGYLHGHHHHYPEYPLLAHHHVEPLHVAKIVHVPAAVSHQSSTVVHSVPHHIIKPVVLPTVIKTVVHPPIIKAYHPAPIIKAYHPYDPYHLHHHHDFHDYHHYH, from the exons ATGCTAAAATTG ttgctgtcgctgcttttGCTGTGCACTTTGGCCTCGGCACGTCCCGGCTATTTGCATggccaccaccaccactatCCGGAGTATCCACTCTTGGCCCACCACCACGTTGAGCCACTGCATGTGGCCAAAATTGTGCATGTGCCGGCGGCTGTTTCGCATCAGAGCTCCACGGTGGTGCACAGTGTACCGCATCACATTATCAAGCCAGTGGTGCTGCCAACGGTGATTAAGACTGTGGTGCATCCGCCCATTATTAAGGCTTATCATCCAGCGCCCATTATCAAGGCTTATCATCCCTATGATCCTTATCAtttgcatcatcatcatgactTCCATGactatcatcattatcattaa
- the LOC117787636 gene encoding uncharacterized protein LOC117787636 produces MLPASVSRPYTRLPTPSAMLKSLEFAENTMEESALEFYENCNIAWRAQYTNPALACLSIGNEFQPITTGKREMTSQFTPNRDTDSENNQNGWSCLVNRCRL; encoded by the exons atgttgCCAGCGAGTGTCAGTCGTCCTTATACGCGTCTGCCGACGCCTTCTGCAATGCTCAAGTCGCTGGAGTTCGCGGAGAATACCATGGAGGAGTCTGCCTTGGAGTTCTATGAGAATTGTAATATTGCCTGGCGAGCCCAATACACAAATCCCGCCCTGGCCTGCCTGAGTATTGGCAACGAGTTCCAGCCAATTACAACTGGCAAGAGGGAGATGACATCTCAATTTACACCAAATAGAGATACGGACTCGGAGAATAATCAAAATG GTTGGTCTTGTTTGGTCAATCGGTGTCGCCTCTAA
- the LOC117787981 gene encoding trimeric intracellular cation channel type 1B.1 isoform X2 yields MNLPNILQQFSNHIIFQTLHYTFIAMQLREELAKTSTTAARSWQPFVLWLNHVMLTYAGDILVNLLLGKLPLEPLGNVQEMLMCTASWYLIFYSPCDCAFVVARCVAFRMLSAPITAISQVVHIDKAIQLAGRMYGHNALVPILIIGTVVGSGAEFLKPIAALLINRCQLSNAAYVKLSTIVLHLRPVLAPIASKSTTWTQSTASSYLCSDNTHLFQVSGNGCSLGSSHLEFGATFVLCSIWWPLCRFGQVFQTSNVQKERVVFKI; encoded by the exons ATGAACTTGCCCAACATTCTGCAGCAATTCTCCAATCACATAATCTTTCAAACACTGCACTACACATTCATTGCCATGCAGTTGAGAGAGGAGTTGGCCAAGACATCAACAACGGCAGCCAGAAGTTGGCAACCCTTTGTGCTCTGGCTAAATCATGTGATGCTGACCTATGCAGGTGACATATTGGTTAATCTGTTGCTCGGCAAATTGCCACTTGAGCCGCTCGGTAATGTCCAGGAGATGCTGATGTGTACGGCCTCGTGGTATCTCATCTTTTACAGTCCCTGCGATTGTGCCTTCGTGGTGGCACGTTGTGTGGCATTCCGCATGCTATCAGCACCCATTACGGCCATCAGTCAGGTGGTGCACATCGACAAGGCCATCCAGCTGGCAGGCAGAATGTATGGCCATAATGCTCTGGTGCCCATCTTGATAATTGGCACTGTGGTTGGAAGTGGTGCCGAGTTCCTTAAACCAATTGCTGCTCTACTCATCAATCGTTGCCAATTGTCAAATGCCGCTTATGTGAAGCTGAGCAC TATCGTTCTGCATCTCCGGCCTGTACTTGCTCCAATTGCATCAAAGTCAACGACTTGGACTCAGTCGACGGCAAGTTCATATCTATGCTCTGATAATACTCATCTGTTTCAAGTATCTGGCAATGGCTGCTCGCTTGGATCATCACATCTGGAGTTTGGAGCAACGTTTGTGCTATGTTCTATTTGGTGGCCTCTATGCAGATTTGGCCAAGTTTTTCAAACGTCTAACGTCCAAAAAGAACGTGtcgttttcaaaatttga
- the LOC117788131 gene encoding retinin-like, whose amino-acid sequence MFKFVAIVALLIASASAGLIETHHVVHEPVLAKVGTVVHSAPSAVSHQSITQVHSKPVVHQVVAPVLKTTYHSAPAVVHHAPVVHHAPLVHTVHAAPVVPVVHSAPLIKSVVHTAPLAYTLHH is encoded by the exons ATGTTCAAATTC GTTGCTATCGTTGCTCTTTTGATTGCCTCCGCCAGTGCTGGTCTTATTGAGACCCACCATGTGGTGCATGAGCCTGTGCTGGCCAAGGTAGGCACTGTGGTGCACAGCGCTCCCTCTGCTGTCTCCCACCAGAGCATCACCCAAGTCCACAGCAAGCCTGTCGTTCACCAAGTCGTCGCTCCAGTCCTGAAGACCACATACCATTCTGCACCTGCTGTTGTCCACCACGCTCCAGTTGTTCACCACGCTCCTCTTGTCCACACTGTCCATGCTGCTCCAGTGGTGCCAGTGGTGCACTCCGCTCCTTTGATCAAGTCTGTCGTGCACACAGCTCCTTTGGCCTACACTCTGCATCATTAG
- the LOC117788305 gene encoding uncharacterized protein LOC117788305, with product MRLLLLLLGLLALTLAKPSSEPAKLAIDSAPSVVSYQGSSQTHTRFVIAPMGRALGYVEPTNLNRTFHTTPSEMNQLLQVRPVYVHH from the exons ATGCGGCTTTTGTTG CTGTTACTGGGATTACTTGCGCTGACTTTGGCCAAACCGTCGTCGGAGCCAGCCAAGTTGGCCATTGATTCGGCACCTTCGGTGGTCTCCTATCAGGGCTcctcacagacacacacacgcttcGTTATAGCCCCGATGGGTCGAGCTTTGGGCTATGTGGAACCCACGAATCTCAATCGCACATTTCACACGACTCCAAGCGAGATGAATCAACTGTTGCAGGTCCGACCTGTCTATGTGCATCATTAG